One window of the Salvia splendens isolate huo1 chromosome 1, SspV2, whole genome shotgun sequence genome contains the following:
- the LOC121795349 gene encoding ABSCISIC ACID-INSENSITIVE 5-like protein 6, protein MGIQTMNSHVSGGGQQSHVQHPLQRCNSWLGLTLGEVERHLLGNLAKPLGSMNLDELLKKVWTTDTSHSSGMEGIETSPAASLQRQASWSLARAFTGKTVNEVWRDIQRGYKTRNVEGLSNQERAPTLGETTLEDFLVKAGMYVSNASTVSVEPMMSLDSALKSHKFLSQTGSLSPSPSMDELSDTPLPGRKRMTGDLEKAIERRLRRKIKNRESAARSRERKQAYHNELVTKVSQLEEENSKLKKEKEFEQITCYEPNTVRYQLRRTSSS, encoded by the exons ATGGGGATTCAGACAATGAATTCTCATGTGAGTGGTGGTGGGCAGCAATCTCATGTACAACATCCGCTGCAACGCTGCAACTCGTGGTTAGGCCTAACGCTAGGCGAAGTGGAGAGGCACTTGCTAGGTAATTTGGCCAAGCCATTAGGAAGCATGAACCTCGACGAGTTGCTCAAGAAAGTGTGGACCACTGACACTAGCCACTCGTCGGGAATGGAGGGCATCGAAACATCCCCTGCAGCATCACTGCAGCGCCAAGCTAGTTGGTCGCTTGCTAGGGCTTTTACCGGGAAGACAGTGAATGAGGTGTGGAGGGATATACAGCGAGGGTATAAGACGAGAAATGTGGAGGGCTTGAGTAACCAGGAAAGAGCTCCGACCCTTGGTGAGACAACTTTGGAGGATTTCTTGGTGAAAGCAGGGATGTATGTGTCCAATGCCTCCACTGTTTCTGTTGAACCCATGATGTCCTTGGATAGTGCACTCAAGTCCCATAAATTCTTGTCTCAGACGGGGTCGTTGTCTCCTTCACCTTCAATGGATGAGTTGTCAGATACGCCATTGCCTGGCCGGAAGAGGATGACTGGGGATCTTGAGAAGGCCATTGAGAGGAGGCTAAGACGAAAAATTAAGAACAGGGAGTCCGCTGCACGCTCACGTGAAAGGAAACAG GCCTACCACAATGAGTTGGTGACCAAGGTCTCGCAACTTGAAGAGGAAAATTCAAAGCTTAAGAAGGAAAAG GAATTCGAACAGATAACTTGTTACGAACCCAACACCGTAAGGTACCAGCTGCGAAGAACTTCCTCGTCCTAA
- the LOC121795358 gene encoding elongation factor 1-beta 2-like, which yields MAVTFSDLHTESGLKALDAFLSGKSYISGSQLNKDDVKVYTSVQKPSADLYPNASKWYEAVAAKLATGFPGKAVGVQIGGKAPVAAVEAQEEAAADDDDLDLFGDETEEEKKAAEAREAAKAPAKKKESGKSSVLMDIKPWDDETDMKKLEEAVRSVEMPGLLWGASKLVAVGYGIKKLQIMLTIVDDLVSVDTMIEEQLTVEPLNEYIQSCDIVAFNKI from the exons ATGGCTGTTACTTTCTCAGATCTTCACACTGAATCCGGCCTCAAGGCACTCGACGCCTTCCTCTCCGGCAAGTCCTATATATCTGG AAGTCAGCTAAACAAAGACGATGTCAAAGTTTACACCTCCGTTCAGAAGCCGAGTGCCGATCTCTACCCCAATGCGAGCAAGTGGTACGAAGCTGTTGCAGCGAAGCTAGCGACCGG TTTTCCCGGCAAAGCTGTTGGAGTACAAATCGGAGGCAAAGCTCCCGTAGCAGCTGTTGAAGCTCAG GAGGAGGCTGCCGCCGACGATGATGATCTCGATCTATTTGGCGATGAGACAGAGGAGGAAAAAAAGGCTGCAGAAGCCAGGGAAGCAGCCAAGGCGCCtgctaaaaagaaagaaa GTGGGAAGTCGTCTGTTCTCATGGATATTAAGCCTTGGGATGATGAAACTGACATGAAGAAGCTTGAAGAAGCTGTTAGAAGCGTTGAGATGCCAGGCCTCTTATGGGGAGCAT CCAAATTGGTCGCTGTTGGTTATGGAATTAAGAAGCTTCAAATCATGCTTACCATTGTTGATGATCTTGTCTCTGTTGACACTATGATAGAGGAGCAGCTCACAGTGGAGCCTTTGAACGAATACATCCAAAGTTGCGACATTGTTGCCTTCAACAAGATTTGA